CGCCGTGGAACAATGACCGGAGCAGCAGCTATCTGTGGGTTCTGGCACCAGATGGGCGCTGTCAAAGCGCGGAACTTTGTGATTTGGGCGAGAAAGATTTGTCATGTTGGCCTCCGGCGAAAACGGTCGTCAGGGCCAAGCTTACTCTCTGGAGTCGACTCCAGAGTCAAGAGGGAAAATGCGGCGAGTTTTACTCACCGCATTATAGGTTCAGAGGTACAAAGTGCGGACGATAAGGAAATGGCCGAGGAAATAGCAGGCCGCCGTAATGGCATTATCCGCGGTAAAACGGCGACGGTAGTGGCTTAACAACCAGATAATTGCGCCAACCAGCAGCAGGCTGGAGCCAATGATACCGGAGAATGCCGCATCGGTTGGTCGGGCAAAATATTGTTCACCAGCCAGCCAGACCATCAGTAGCGTCATGCCGATGTAAGTGCATATTGGCCAGCGCAAAGCGTCGAGTTTGCTCCAGATAGTAGCAATAAGCAGTGCGCCAATTATCAGTAGCACCAGCGGCAGCGGCCAGTAAAACGCAAACACCATGCCGCCGGAGAAATAGATGGCATAGAACAGATGCGATAGGAAAAAGGCGCCGATGGCATACAGCAGGCGCTGGCCGGGAAGCAGAGTGAGTGCGTCGCCAATCAGCGTTGCAGCAATCCCCGCCAGTACCAGATAACTGGTGATAGAGAAGAAAGGGGCCTGCCAGGCTAGCAAGGCTAACAATAGCAGCGTTAGTGGTTTAAAAACCCAGCGCTGCCAGGAGGGGCCGCGATAGGACGCATCCACATACAGCCAGCCGGACAGCAAAACAGCGATAAACGACCAAAGCATATTAACTCCCTGAATGCGTTATAGTTAATGGCGGAACCCTGGCACGCCATTTATTTCAGTCTAGTGGGCATTGCCTGACGATGGCAATGCGGGTTGTGCGCTGTTGTCAGATTCTTAAGTCACCGTAAGAGGGATTTATGAGCAAACCACCGCTTTTTTTTATCGTTATTGTTGCCGTGATTGTGGTGCTGGCCGCCGTACGTTTTATGCATCAACGCGGCGAAGCTCAAGCGATGCAATTATCACCGGTAAGCCAGGTGGCTGCGGACGTTGTCGCTCTGAGAGAGAGACCGGGGCAGGACAGACGTTCACGCCAGCAGGAGGTTATTCCGGCGGGAACCATCATGCATTATGAGGCTGATTTTGCGCTGCGGGATGGCGCAAAGCTGACCTTTCGCATATCGGAAGCGCAATACAGGGCGTTAGAGCAGGGGATGAGCGGTACCCTGGTGTTTCAGGGTACGCACTTTATAAAATTTGAGGCTCGTTAGCGCTTCGGCAGCTGTTTTTTTTGCCAGGCAATCAGCTCAAAAACGCCGAACAGAAAAATCCGGGTTTTTTCCGCCAGCGTCAGGCGTGGCGCATTTTTATCAAGGGTGGATTGCAGCAGCGTCATCTGCAAACCGTGCATCAGTACGGTAAAAATTAGCGCCACGTTGACGAAGATATTGAGCGGACGCGGATATGGACTTATCAGGTTAAAAACCATGAAGGCCCAGACGCATAGCATCAGAAAACGGCCAAAATTAAGCACCATGATTGGTTTCCTGTGGTTCACGAATATAGAGACGATAGGCGACCTGCCCGGCCACTTTCTCCCGGTGTAACGCCCAGTTTGCGGGAACCGGCGGCATACCATTTTCTACTTCGCTTTCAATGTATATAAGCGCTTCATCTGCCAGCCAGCCCTGGGTTTCCAGCAGCGATAAGGTCTGATCCAGCAGGCCTTTACGAAATGGCGGATCGATAAACACGATGTCAAAAGGCTCACCTGCACCCGCAAGCCACGTCAGAGAGTTGGTATTAATAACCTGGCCCTGAGAAGCTTTTAGTGTAGTCAGATTGCTCTGTAACTGGCGGGCGACCGCTTTATCCATTTCCAGCAGGGTGGCACTGGCGGCGTAACGCGATAGCGCTTCAAGCCCCAGAGCACCGCTTCCGGCAAAGCAGTCGAGACAGCGAGATCCCGCCATCGACGGAGCCAGCCAGTTAAACAGTGTCTCCCGCACCCGGTCTGTGGTGGGGCGCAGACCAGGGCTGTCGGGAACCGGCAGTTTTCGGCCTCGCCACTGGCCGCCGATAATACGAATTTGACCGCTACCTGCGCGGTGGGGAGTTTTCATTTGAGTCACTTTTACAACCAGGATTGAACACTATTCTAACGGCGCAGCGCGGAGCGGGAAACCTTAATCCATCAGAGTGATGCCTGCGTGGGAAAGTGATAGACTAACCTACTAATTAACTAAATTTGTGCTCGCCATCATCCGGTGGTTGGGTAGCGCCATGAAATAATTGCGAGGAGTTCGGTCGCCAATGGCAAAAGACAAGAAGCGGGGCTTTTTTTCGTGGCTGGGATTTGGCCACAAGGATCAGGCGCAGGAATCACAACCTGAGAATCAGGAAGAGCGCGCCGGAGAAGAGCAGGAGCTTGCCAGGCCTGACGCCGTAGAGCCGCACCCTGAAACACCAGCGCCGGAAGCTGAAGCTAAGAGCGAGCCAGAATCCCCAGTGGATAGTGAAGCTTTCGCCGATGAAGTCGTGCGGGTTAGCGAGCAGCGCCAGCACGATGATGCCGTTGTCGAAAAGCCATCTGAATCTGTTGAGACCGCCGGACAGCCGCATCTGCCGGTCGCCGAAGCGGTAGATCCAGAGCCAATTGTTGAGCCTCAGCCAGAACCCGCTGTTGCAACACAGACGGCTGTCGAAGCGCAACCTGAACCAGTTGTTGCGCCTGAACCTGTCGTTGAAGCACGGCCAGAACCAACTGTTGAGCCTGAAACCGTGGCTGAACCGCAGCCAGAGCCTGTCATTGCGCCAGAGCCTGTGCAGGCGCCCGTCGCACAACCAGAAAAACAGCCAGCCGCTTCTCAGGAAGATCAGTGGGAGCAGCTGCAATCGCTTATCGTTGAAGAGGGCGTGAGCTCGGCACAGGAAGATCTTGCTGAAAGCCACGCTTCGGATGTGAAACCGGCAGAACATGCCGATGAAGCTAACGAAAAAGATGTTGAGCCAGTAGCCGATCGCGCAGAGGCCGCTGCCGATGTTACAGCTTCGGCTATTGAGGCGGAGCCGGTTGACGCCCATGGAGAGGAAACTGCCGATGTGGCAGACGTCCCGATCGTTGATGCCGTTGCTGAACCAGAGCCAGAACAAGACAATACCGCCATCGTTGAGCAAGAGAAGCCGACCAAAGAGGGCTTCTTCGCTCGCCTGAAACGTAGCCTGTTAAAAACCAAGCAGAACCTCGGTTCCGGCTTCATGGGGCTGTTCCGCGGGAAGAAAATCGATGACGAGCTGTTTGAAGAGCTGGAAGAACAGCTGCTGATTGCCGATGTTGGCGTCGAAACTACCCGTAAAATCATCAATAACCTGACTGAAAGCGCTAGCCGTAAACAGCTGCGCGATGCCGAAGCGCTGTATGGTCTGCTGAAAGATGAAATGAGCGGCATCCTGTCCCGCGTTGATCATCCGCTTAATATCGAAGGCAAAATGCCATTCGTTATTCTGATGGTTGGCGTTAACGGCGTGGGTAAAACAACCACCATCGGTAAGCTGGCGCGTCAGTTCGAACAGCAGGGTAAATCGGTAATGCTGGCTGCGGGCGATACCTTCCGTGCCGCGGCGGTAGAACAGCTTCAGGTTTGGGGCCAGCGCAATAACATTCCGGTTATCGCTCAGCATACCGGCGCAGATTCCGCCTCGGTTATTTTCGATGCCATCCAGGCCGCTAAAGCGCGCGGCGTCGATGTGTTGATTGCCGATACGGCCGGTCGCTTACAGAATAAATCGCACCTGATGGAAGAGCTGAAGAAAATTGTCCGTGTGATGAAGAAGCTCGATGAGGAAGCTCCGCACGAAGTTATGCTGACTATCGACGCCAGCACCGGGCAGAATGCTATCAGCCAGGCCAAACTGTTCCATGAAGCCGTCGGGCTGACCGGGATTACCCTGACCAAACTTGATGGTACTGCGAAAGGCGGGGTGATTTTCTCGGTTGCCGATCAGTTTGGCATTCCTATTCGCTATATCGGCGTCGGGGAACGTATTGAAGATTTGCGTCCGTTTAATTCGGGCGACTTTATTGAGGCACTTTTTGCCCGCGAGGATTGAAAATGATTCGCTTTGAACAAGTCAGCAAAGCCTATCTGGGCGGGAGACAGGCCCTGCAGGGCGTCTCCCTGCACTTACAGCCAGGCGAGATGGCCTTCTTAACCGGTCATTCCGGGGCTGGTAAAAGTACGCTACTCAAACTTATTTGTGGGATTGAGCGCCCCAGCGCTGGGAAGATTTGGTTTAGCGGCCACGATATTAGTCGGCTGAAAAATCGCGAAGTGCCGTTTCTGCGTCGTCAGATAGGCATGATATTTCAGGATCACCACCTGCTGATGGATCGCACGGTGTACGAGAATGTGGCTATTCCGCTCATTATTGCGGGTGCCAGCGGCGAAGATATCCGCCGACGGGTATCGGCTGCGCTGGATAAAGTAGGCCTGCTGGATAAAGCGAAAAATTTCCCGATTCAGTTATCGGGCGGTGAACAGCAGCGGGTGGGGATAGCTCGTGCCGTGGTGAATAAACCTGCGGTACTGCTGGCGGATGAACCTACCGGTAACCTCGATGATGTGCTGTCAGAAGGTATCTTACGCCTGTTTGAAGAGTTCAATCGGGTGGGGGTAACGGTGCTGATGGCTACCCATGATATTCACCTTATCTCCAGCCGCCCGTATCGGGTGTTAACGCTGCAGGATGGACATTTGCACGGAGGCCTCGGTGAACAAGCGTAATGCAATTAATAGAGTGAAGCAGTTTGGCAGCCGCTTCGACAAGCTGAAATCGCTGAATAATCTTCCCGGTCGCGGTGGTAACAGCGGCGGAGCTCCGGGGCCAAAGCGCGGTAAAACGCCGCAGTCTAAAAGCAAAGCACTTAAGGGAGGCATTAACGAGCAGGTTCGTTATGCCTGGCAGGGCGCGCTTTTTGATCTTAAAAGTAAGCCATTCGCAACGTTCCTGACGGTGATGGTTATTGCCATCTCGCTGACGTTGCCGAGCGTTTGCTACATGGTTTACAAAAACGTGCACGAAGCCTCCACCCAGTATTATCCATCGCCTCAGGTGACGGTTTATCTGGATAAAACGCTCGACGATAACGCCGCTCAGCAGGCGGTCGGAGAGATGCAAAACCTTCAGGGCGTCGAAAAGGTCAACTTTTTGACTCGCGATGAGGCGCTGAATGAGTTTCGCAGCTGGTCGGGCTTTGGCAGCGCCCTGGATATGTTGGATGAAAATCCGCTGCCGGCGGTGGCTATCATTGAGCCGAAGATAGATTTTCAAAATCCGGAAGCTCTTAATACCTTGCGCGATCGGGTGGCACAGATTCATGGCGTTGACGAAGTGCGCATGGACGATAGCTGGTTTGCCCGCCTGGCGTCCTTAACCGGGTTGGTTGGCCGGGTGGCAGCAATGATTGGGATTCTGATGATTGCGGCAGTGTTCCTGGTTATCGGCAACAGCGTGCGTCTGAGCATTTTCTCGCGTCGCGACAGCATTAACGTGCAGAAGATGATTGGTGCGACCGATGGCTTTATTCTGCGCCCGTTCCTGTATGGCGGCGCGTTGCTGGGCTTTAGCGGCGCGTTCCTGTCGCTGATTTTGTCGGAAATTTTGGTACTGCGCCTTTCATCTGCAGTGAGCGATGTGGCCAGAGTATTTGGTACCACGTTTAATATTAGCGGCCTGTCTATCGACGAGTGCCTGTTACTGCTGCTGGTATCTTCCATGATCGGTTGGGTGGCAGCCTGGCTTGCCACAGTGCAGCATTTACGTCACTTTACCCCCGAGTGATTTTTTTTTGTTATACTCATCCCCTGCTGGCGAGGTTCCCGTTTGCAGGGGATGCCGTTTCGGTATAGATTCTTCTTTTCCTGCCCCGGATTCATAGCAGTGTCACAGAATTCATGTAAGTTGTTCACAATTTACAAATGAACTTGTGGATAAAATCACTGTCTCACCTATCGGGTGGATGATAATCTCGTCACTCATGACTCACCTGCATAACGGTTGCCTGGTATAGGAACCGGCGGGTTGCGAAAGAAATTGTGAGGGTTTGAATGACCAAAGAAATGCAAAGTTTAGCTTTAGCCCCTGTAGGTAATCTGGACTCTTACGTCCGGGCTGCCAACGCATGGCCGATGTTATCGGCTGATGAAGAGCGGGCACTGGCTGAAAAGCTGCATTACCAGGGCGATCTGGAAGCAGCTAAACAGCTGATTCTGTCGCATCTGCGCTTTGTTGTTCACGTTGCCCGTAACTACTCGGGTTATGGCCTGCCTCAGGCAGACCTTATTCAGGAAGGCAATATCGGCCTGATGAAGGCTGTGCGCCGTTTTAACCCTGAAGTCGGTGTGCGTCTGGTCTCTTTTGCCGTGCACTGGATCAAGGCTGAAATTCATGAATACGTGTTGCGTAACTGGCGTATTGTGAAAGTGGCTACCACTAAAGCTCAGCGTAAGCTGTTCTTTAACCTGCGTAAAACCAAGCAGCGTCTGGGCTGGTTTAATCAGGACGAAGTCGAAATGGTGGCGCGCGAGCTGGGTGTATCCAGCAAAGACGTGCGTGAAATGGAGTCGCGTATGGCTGCGCAGGACATGACTTTTGACATGTCTTCCGACGATGACGCCGGCGACAGCCAGCCAATGGCTCCGGTTCTGTATCTCCAGGATAAAACTTCGAACTTTGCTGAAGGCATCGAGGATGATAACTGGGAAGAGCACGCGGCCGACAAACTGACCATTGCTATGCAAGGGCTGGACGAACGTAGCCAGCAGATAATCCAGGCGCGCTGGCTGGATGAAGATAACAAGAGCACCTTGCAGGAACTGGCCGATCGTTATGGTGTTTCCGCTGAGCGTGTGCGTCAGCTTGAAAAAAATGCCATGAAGAAACTGCGCGCGGCTATCGAAGCCTGATTTAATTCTTAGCGCTTAGTCACCAGCACCCCGTCGGGCATTCGCTCTCGGGGTGTTGTCATTTTTGAGCCCTGCCGTTTTTACCTTTCCCCCATTCCTGATGTTCCCGCGTTTTAAGTATGCCTGTTTGCACGACTTTTTAGCTGCGTCACCCTTTCGCGCTAAGGTTACAAAAATGTTATTGCAAAATAAGAAAATAGGGTATGTTTTCACCAGAGTCCGGCGGCTGAGTGCGCACGTCAGACCATTAAAATCGCCACGCGCTTGCGCCGCGGGCATAACGCACTCACACACAACAGACATGCACAACAATCTGAGGAACACAGGATGAATATGATGGGTAAGGCGCTGCTGGCCAGCACCATTGCGCTGGCATTAAGTCATAATGCGCTGGCGAAAGATATTAAAGTCGCCGTAGTCGGCCCGCTCTCTGGCGCGGTTGCTCAGTATGGCGATCAGGAATTTACCGGTGCGCGCCAGGCCATTATCGATATTAATGCCAAAGGCGGGATTAAAGGCGACAAACTGGTCGCGGTCGAATATGACGATGTTTGCGACCCGAAACAGGCGGTAGCCGTTGCCAACAAAATCGTTAACGATGGTGTGAAATACGTTATCGGACATTTATGTTCATCCTCCACTCAGCCTGCTTCTGATATCTACGAAGATGAAGGCATTCTGATGATTACACCGGCGGCGACTGCGGCTGAAATTACCGCTCGCGGCTACAACCTGGTGATGCGTACCGTAGGTCTGGACTCCGATCAGGGGCCGACTGCCGCCCGTTATATTCTGGAACACGCCAAACCGAAACGCATCGCGGTGATTCATGATAAGCAGCAATATGGTGAAGGCCTGGCGCGTTCAGTCGATGGCGTGCTGAAGAAAGGCGGCGCTAACGTGGTGTTCTTTGACGGTATCACGGCCGGGGATAAAGACTTCTCCACGCTGATTGCCCGTCTCAAGAAAGAGAACATTGATTTCGTTTACTACGGTGGTTATCACCCGGAAATGGGCCAGATCTTACGCCAGGCCCGCGCGGCCGGGCTGAAAACCGTATTTATGGGCCCAGAAGGGGTGGCTAACGTTTCCCTGTCTAACATCGCCGGTGAAGCGGCCGAAGGTATGTTGGTGACCAAGCCTAAGAACTATGATCAGGTACCGGCGAACAAACCTATCGTAGATGAAATCAAGGCGAAGAAACTGGATCCGACCGGTGCATTTGTCTGGACTACTTACGCTGCCGTACAGTCTCTGGCGACCGCGCTGGAGCGCACCGGAAGCGAAGATCCGGCAGCGCTGGCAAAAGATCTGAAAGCTAAAGGCGCAGATACCGTGATGGGGCCGCTGACCTGGGATGAGAAGGGCGACCTGAAAGGCTTTGAGTTCGGCGTCTTTACCTGGCACGCCAACGGCACTTCGACCGAAGCAAAATAATCCGCCGGAAAATTAAAAACACCGCCAACGGGCGGTGTTTTTTTATCTGCGCTGAACCACCTTCTCTGAAGATAATTTTATTAGCGCTGTTTTACCCAGCCTAAAGGCTGCGGATCAAAGCCCAGCGCTTGCATAAACGCATCCATCGCCTCACGGTCTTCAATATCCCGTGCCGACATTTCCCAGTGGGCTACCTGCGGGTTATCGGCCAGCGTTTCGCTCATCAGGTATAAACCTACCCCGCGGCGGCGGGTTATCTCACGTACGCACAGACCTTCCAGAGTGGCGCGCCCGGAGGCCAGCTTCACCTTTACCGCACCCAGCAACCGCTCATTAAAACGCGCTGCGTACAGGCGGTTGTTCTCATCCAGTTGCAACATTCCCGGCTGATAGTCCGGCCAGATTTTCCCGAGGTCGATATTGTCCTGCTCGCTGAGCGTAGTCAGGCGAATGATGGTTAATTTCATATCCAGCAATTACCACAAAATAGCGAAAGTGTGAGTTTACCCAATTTTCCGCATAGCAACCTGCTCTGTTTTGACCATGGTTAATGAGTTGATTGTTTTTTGTTATTTATTTTGATTGGTGAATGGCGGGGTGGTTGCGCAAAAATCCAGCATTAAACGCCACCAGGATCGAATTTAAATAACAATTTATTCCAAAATTTAATGCTGTCGATGGCGTTTATTTTGATTTTAATCCGCATTAAAGCAGCATAATATCTGTCTTTAAAAATATGAAAAATAGAGTAATTACTGCATTTAAAGCAGATAGTTACCACATAACACAACAGGCGATGCTTTCGCCGCTAAAAACACAACATTCACATTACAAAAGGGGATAACGCCGCTATGAGCCGTTCACTTCAACTTCTACTCTGCCCGCAGCCTGGGGCTGTGCCTCTTCCCGGGGCCGCTACTCACTAAATCTGCGGCGAGGCGTTCCTCGTCAGTAACGTTCTTTTCCCACGCGCTTTTGCGTGGTTCAGGAAGGTAAGTTATGTCTGAGCAGTTTCTTTACTTTTTACAGCAAATGTTTAATGGCGTGACGCTGGGCAGTACCTATGCCCTAATCGCCATCGGCTACACCATGGTTTACGGCATTATCGGGATGATCAACTTCGCCCACGGCGAGGTTTATATGATTGGCAGCTATGTCTCATTCATGATCATTGCCGCGCTAATGATGATGGGTATCGACAGCGGATGGCTGCTGATTAGCTGTGCTTTTGTTGGCGCGGTGATTATATCCAGCACCTATGGCTGGAGTATTGAACGGGTGGCCTATCGCCCGGTGCGTAGTTCCAAGCGCCTTATCGCCTTAATTTCAGCAATCGGCATGTCTATCTTCCTGCAAAACTATGTCAGCTTGACTGAAGGCTCACGCGATATTGCGTTGCCAGGGCTGGTTACCGGGCAGTGGGTTATAGGCAGTAGCGATAATTTCTCGGCAAGTATAACGACCATGCAAGGTGTTATCTGGGTGGTTACCTTTCTGGCGATGCTGGCTCTGACCCTGTTTATCCGCTATTCGCGTATGGGCCGCGCCTGCCGTGCATGTGCCGAGGATTTGAAAATGGCCAGCCTGCTGGGCATTAATACCGACCGGGTGATCGCACTAACCTTCGTTATCGGCGCCGCTATGGCCGCAGTAGCCGGAGTGCTGCTCGGCCAGTTCTACGGAGTGATCAATCCCTATATCGGGTTTATGGCTGGGATGAAGGCATTTACCGCCGCAGTGCTTGGCGGTATTGGCAGCATTCCAGGCGCGATGCTGGGCGGGCTCATCCTGGGTATTGCCGAAGCACTTACTTCCGCTTATCTCAGTACCGAATATAAAGATGTGGTCTCCTTTGCGCTGCTCATCGTGGTGTTATTGGTGATGCCAACCGGTATTTTAGGACGCCCGGAGGTCGAGAAAGTATGAATCTGCGTACCGTTCTCTATGCCGTTCTTTCGGCAGCAATTTTCTTCGTCTTATCCGGGGTATTCATGGGCGTTCAGCTCGACCTGGAGGGCACTGGACTGGTCGTTCACGCGGCGGCTGATGTACGCTGGCAGTGGATTTTTATCGGCGTAGCGGTAGTTTTTCTGTTCCAGTTACTGCGCCCATTGATGCAGCGCGGATGGTCTAAAGTCTCTGGCCCGCAGTGGGTGCTCCCGGCGATTGATGGTTCTACCGTGCGTCAAAAGCTTTTCCTGTTAGGGCTGGTGATTCTGGCCGCAGCCTGGCCATTTGTGGTGTCTCGTGGGGCGGTGGATATTGCCACTCTGACCTTAATCTACGTGATCCTCGGTCTGGGGCTGAACGTGGTCGTTGGGCTGTCCGGGCTGTTGGTATTGGGCTATGGCGGTTTTTACGCTATCGGCGCTTATACCTTTGCGCTGCTTAACCATTATTACGGGCTGGGGTTCTGGACTTGTCTGCCGCTGGCAGGCCTGGTAGCCGCCGCAGCGGGCTTCCTGCTGGGGTTCCCGGTGCTGCGTCTGCGCGGTGATTATCTGGCGATCGTGACGCTAGGATTTGGCGAAATCGTACGTATTTTGCTGCTTAATAATACCGAAGTGACCGGCGGGCCAAATGGAATCAGCCAGATCCCTAAGCCAACCCTATTTGGGCTGGAGTTTAATCGCTCAGCACGCGACGGTGGCTGGGATACCTTCAGTAACTTCTTCAACCTCTCTTATGACCCAAGCGATCGGGTTATCTTCCTGTATCTGGTGGCGCTGCTGCTGGTAGTTATCACCCTGTTTGTGATTAACCGCCTGTTGCGTATGCCTCTGGGCCGCGCGTGGGAAGCGCTGCGCGAAGATGAAATTGCCTGCCGTTCGTTAGGTTTAAGCCCCACGCGTATCAAACTGACCGCTTTCACCATTAGCGCCGCGTTCGCCGGTTTTGCCGGTACGCTGTTTGCCGCGCGCCAGGGGTTTGTCAGCCCGGAGTCCTTCACCTTTGCAGAGTCGGCCTTTGTGCTGGCGATTGTGGTGCTGGGAGGGATGGGTTCGCAGTTTGCGGTGATCCTGGCGGCGATTTTGCTGGTAGTTTCACGTGAAATGATGCGCGACCTTAATGAATACAGCATGTTAGTTTTGGGCGGCTTAATGGTATTGATGATGATTTGGCGGCCACAGGGCCTGCTGCCGATGACCCGGCCACAGCTCAAACTCAAGCAGACTGCGGTGAAAGGAGGTGATGCATGAGCCAGCCTCTGTTAGCGGTAGAAGGCCTGATGATGCGCTTCGGCGGTCTGCTGGCGGTCAATAACGTTGCGCTTGAACTGAGAGCTGGCGAAATCGTCTCTCTGATTGGGCCAAACGGTGCGGGTAAAACTACGGTGTTTAACTGCCTGACCGGTTTCTACAAACCAAGCGGCGGTACGATAAAGCTCGGCGATCGTCATTTGGAAGGGTTGTCCGGCCAGCAGATT
This genomic interval from Salmonella enterica subsp. enterica serovar Choleraesuis contains the following:
- a CDS encoding lysoplasmalogenase, with product MLWSFIAVLLSGWLYVDASYRGPSWQRWVFKPLTLLLLALLAWQAPFFSITSYLVLAGIAATLIGDALTLLPGQRLLYAIGAFFLSHLFYAIYFSGGMVFAFYWPLPLVLLIIGALLIATIWSKLDALRWPICTYIGMTLLMVWLAGEQYFARPTDAAFSGIIGSSLLLVGAIIWLLSHYRRRFTADNAITAACYFLGHFLIVRTLYL
- the yhhM gene encoding hypothetical protein, with product MSKPPLFFIVIVAVIVVLAAVRFMHQRGEAQAMQLSPVSQVAADVVALRERPGQDRRSRQQEVIPAGTIMHYEADFALRDGAKLTFRISEAQYRALEQGMSGTLVFQGTHFIKFEAR
- the yhhL gene encoding hypothetical protein is translated as MVLNFGRFLMLCVWAFMVFNLISPYPRPLNIFVNVALIFTVLMHGLQMTLLQSTLDKNAPRLTLAEKTRIFLFGVFELIAWQKKQLPKR
- the rsmD gene encoding ribosomal RNA small subunit methyltransferase D, producing the protein MTQMKTPHRAGSGQIRIIGGQWRGRKLPVPDSPGLRPTTDRVRETLFNWLAPSMAGSRCLDCFAGSGALGLEALSRYAASATLLEMDKAVARQLQSNLTTLKASQGQVINTNSLTWLAGAGEPFDIVFIDPPFRKGLLDQTLSLLETQGWLADEALIYIESEVENGMPPVPANWALHREKVAGQVAYRLYIREPQETNHGA
- the ftsE gene encoding cell division ATP-binding protein FtsE — its product is MIRFEQVSKAYLGGRQALQGVSLHLQPGEMAFLTGHSGAGKSTLLKLICGIERPSAGKIWFSGHDISRLKNREVPFLRRQIGMIFQDHHLLMDRTVYENVAIPLIIAGASGEDIRRRVSAALDKVGLLDKAKNFPIQLSGGEQQRVGIARAVVNKPAVLLADEPTGNLDDVLSEGILRLFEEFNRVGVTVLMATHDIHLISSRPYRVLTLQDGHLHGGLGEQA
- the ftsX gene encoding cell division protein FtsX, producing MNKRNAINRVKQFGSRFDKLKSLNNLPGRGGNSGGAPGPKRGKTPQSKSKALKGGINEQVRYAWQGALFDLKSKPFATFLTVMVIAISLTLPSVCYMVYKNVHEASTQYYPSPQVTVYLDKTLDDNAAQQAVGEMQNLQGVEKVNFLTRDEALNEFRSWSGFGSALDMLDENPLPAVAIIEPKIDFQNPEALNTLRDRVAQIHGVDEVRMDDSWFARLASLTGLVGRVAAMIGILMIAAVFLVIGNSVRLSIFSRRDSINVQKMIGATDGFILRPFLYGGALLGFSGAFLSLILSEILVLRLSSAVSDVARVFGTTFNISGLSIDECLLLLLVSSMIGWVAAWLATVQHLRHFTPE
- the rpoH gene encoding RNA polymerase sigma factor RpoH; amino-acid sequence: MTKEMQSLALAPVGNLDSYVRAANAWPMLSADEERALAEKLHYQGDLEAAKQLILSHLRFVVHVARNYSGYGLPQADLIQEGNIGLMKAVRRFNPEVGVRLVSFAVHWIKAEIHEYVLRNWRIVKVATTKAQRKLFFNLRKTKQRLGWFNQDEVEMVARELGVSSKDVREMESRMAAQDMTFDMSSDDDAGDSQPMAPVLYLQDKTSNFAEGIEDDNWEEHAADKLTIAMQGLDERSQQIIQARWLDEDNKSTLQELADRYGVSAERVRQLEKNAMKKLRAAIEA
- the livJ gene encoding Leu/Ile/Val-binding protein, which encodes MGKALLASTIALALSHNALAKDIKVAVVGPLSGAVAQYGDQEFTGARQAIIDINAKGGIKGDKLVAVEYDDVCDPKQAVAVANKIVNDGVKYVIGHLCSSSTQPASDIYEDEGILMITPAATAAEITARGYNLVMRTVGLDSDQGPTAARYILEHAKPKRIAVIHDKQQYGEGLARSVDGVLKKGGANVVFFDGITAGDKDFSTLIARLKKENIDFVYYGGYHPEMGQILRQARAAGLKTVFMGPEGVANVSLSNIAGEAAEGMLVTKPKNYDQVPANKPIVDEIKAKKLDPTGAFVWTTYAAVQSLATALERTGSEDPAALAKDLKAKGADTVMGPLTWDEKGDLKGFEFGVFTWHANGTSTEAK
- the panM gene encoding PanD maturation factor; the protein is MKLTIIRLTTLSEQDNIDLGKIWPDYQPGMLQLDENNRLYAARFNERLLGAVKVKLASGRATLEGLCVREITRRRGVGLYLMSETLADNPQVAHWEMSARDIEDREAMDAFMQALGFDPQPLGWVKQR
- the livH gene encoding high-affinity branched-chain amino acid transport system permease protein LivH, with protein sequence MSEQFLYFLQQMFNGVTLGSTYALIAIGYTMVYGIIGMINFAHGEVYMIGSYVSFMIIAALMMMGIDSGWLLISCAFVGAVIISSTYGWSIERVAYRPVRSSKRLIALISAIGMSIFLQNYVSLTEGSRDIALPGLVTGQWVIGSSDNFSASITTMQGVIWVVTFLAMLALTLFIRYSRMGRACRACAEDLKMASLLGINTDRVIALTFVIGAAMAAVAGVLLGQFYGVINPYIGFMAGMKAFTAAVLGGIGSIPGAMLGGLILGIAEALTSAYLSTEYKDVVSFALLIVVLLVMPTGILGRPEVEKV
- the livM gene encoding branched-chain amino acid ABC transporter permease, with the translated sequence MNLRTVLYAVLSAAIFFVLSGVFMGVQLDLEGTGLVVHAAADVRWQWIFIGVAVVFLFQLLRPLMQRGWSKVSGPQWVLPAIDGSTVRQKLFLLGLVILAAAWPFVVSRGAVDIATLTLIYVILGLGLNVVVGLSGLLVLGYGGFYAIGAYTFALLNHYYGLGFWTCLPLAGLVAAAAGFLLGFPVLRLRGDYLAIVTLGFGEIVRILLLNNTEVTGGPNGISQIPKPTLFGLEFNRSARDGGWDTFSNFFNLSYDPSDRVIFLYLVALLLVVITLFVINRLLRMPLGRAWEALREDEIACRSLGLSPTRIKLTAFTISAAFAGFAGTLFAARQGFVSPESFTFAESAFVLAIVVLGGMGSQFAVILAAILLVVSREMMRDLNEYSMLVLGGLMVLMMIWRPQGLLPMTRPQLKLKQTAVKGGDA